The Candidatus Flexicrinis proximus sequence GCTGCTCGAAGTCACTCCCGTCGTCATCGAAGTCCTCGAAGGTGACCCAGCGCCGCTCGCCGTTGATCAGCACCGCCGCCCCGCGTGCCGTCTTCTGTTTCGATGGCCAGGTGGCGCGGTGTTCGGCCACGTGCAGCATGGTGTTATTGCCGTGATCGACACCCAAAAGCAGGACATGTGCATCCAGTTCGAGCAGCCGGGCATACGGGGAAGTCTCTCCGACGCTGTCTGTCAGCAGATGGTCGGCAGTGAGGTAGGCGGCGTGTTTGCCGCGCGCCGCTAGCGACATCTGCGGATGGGCGCTGCGGCGGGTTCCCGGGTAGCGCCGAAACGTCTCCGCCAGCATCCCCATCTGGCGCGTTGTTGTCATCTCCGGCTGATAGGCTGGGGTTTGCTCGCGGATGATCGGCCACCACTCCGGTGGGACGGGCGGGTGCCGCCAGTCCGCCGGGTCGGAATTTGCCGAGCTGTGCGCAGGCATCACCAGCGTGCCTCCAGCGCCAAGCACGCGCTCGAAGGCCTCGATGATCGCCTGGATATCGCCGCAGATCCAGTCTTTTACCTTGCTCAGGCTTGCGTGGACGATGACTGTATGGCCGGAGTCCAGTCCCAGCGCGCGGAATTGAGCGGCCAGCGTCTCGACCGTCAGGAGGCCGTCCATCAGAACTGAAACCGGTCTTTGAAGTGGACCAGTTTGCGTTCGTAGTGGGTGGTATACGCTTGCAGGCGTTCTTCGAGCTTACGCCAGCGCGGGTTCTCTGCCACCTTGTCCCAGATGTCGCGCGTCTCGATCACGAATTCCAGCAGGCGTGCCGGGTATTCGCCGTACGCGACATGCCATGCCGAAGTCATGTGCAGCCCCATCGTACGCAGTGCTGGGACGAATTCACCGAGCACATAGCGGTAATAACCTTCTTGTTTCTCGGGCAGAATGTCATAGGAAATGATGAGTTTATATTCGGGAGTCATGGGGGGCTTCAGGCGAACAGGTCGTTAACACGCCCATTCTAGCACAAACCGCTCTTACCTACCGAACACGTTCAACCAATCGTCCACATCGTCGTCAGTGAGCCGCAGATCGGGGTCCTCATCTGGCGTGGGTCTGGAGGCCGGCGGCGGTGCATCGAGCAGCCGGGCAAAATCGGTCGAGCGCATCACAGGAACTTTGAACTTGCGCGCGACATCCTGTACCGCGTGGTCGTCGCTGACCACCGTCCAGTCGCGGACCGGCTTGAGCGACGGAATCCGTTTCCGGATCACGCTGTCGGCGCTGGTTTCATGTGGGGCGAAGTGTACTTTCACGCGGCCGCTGGTCATGCGCGAGGGGCCGCCGGGGATCCCGTTATCGAAAACTACCCAGACCGAGTTGCGCGTGCGGCCCGTCCATCCGTTGAGCTTTTGCACGAGCAGCGACTCGTCGTTTGGGTCGTCGAGGTCGATATCGGCCAGTTGGCCGATCAGGTTGTGGCCGTCAATCAGATAATACATAGTCTGATTTTAGCGCATGTCGCCGGAGGCGTGAAGAAAGAAGATCGTGAGGGAAATACGACAAAAAAGGCGCTCCGACCAGAGCGCCCTTCTCATCTGAAATCCGCCTCCCATCGCGCCGTTAGCGGACGATAACGATCGAAGTGAACATCGCTTCCAGCGCGTCGAGACCCGGGCTAAACAGGCTGGGAGGCTGTTCGTTCAGCCCAACGCGGATCGACTGCACATACGACTCGTACCCTGCGCTGAACGCAGTGTAGTCGAAGTTCTCCGGCACCGCGTCCAGCAGGTAGTTGGTGTCGAGGGGCATCGCCGCCGAAATGTAGGTCAGCCCGTCGTCGCTCAGACCCTGGAAGATGGCCACGATCTGACCCTCGAGAATCGGATCGACGCTGAATGAATAGTAGGCCAGATACAGAATGCCCGACCCGCCTTCAAACTCGATGTAGCGCTCGCGGACATGGAACGACTGGTTCGGGGCAATCACTGGCAGGTACGGCAGTCTGGCTTCTGTGGCAAGCTCGACTCGTTCGCCCAGAATGCGCCGCAGCGCGGCAGACTCTGAGGGGAAGTTCAGGGTGTCCTGCCCGAGCGTATAATCCGCGAAATCCGCGGTATTGAAGACTCGCAGTTCCGCTGAAGTCCATAGATAGGGAGCCACTTCCGACCCTGGCATATAGCCGTCGAACGCGAAAGCCTCATGTGCCGGGGCCGCGCCCTCCAGCGGGTTGCTCGCATCGAACGCGACAGCGGCGACTGAGGCCGCAGTCGCCCCGCTGGCGACCGCTGCGGGGACTGAAAACCTGATCCCGCTGCCTTCGACCAGGAGTGCGCTGCTCATGTCGAATTCGACCGTCGCTTCGGGCTCGATCGTCATTTCCGGGAAGATCGTTGACTCGGGCGATACCGTTGCTTCGGGCGGATTGCGTATGATGTTGTTTTGAGCCGTGATGATGCCGGTGAGCATGAGTCCGCCCAGAATCACGAGCGCGGTACGGTTGCTGCGAGACGTCATAGGGATCTCCTTGGCGCGGTGTATACACACCGTACCTCCTCCGTCCACCGCCGTCAATAACTGCGCGGGGTTGGCGGCGGGAAAACGGCGGACGACCCACTCAGACCGTCATCTCTCCGCGTAGATCCGTCTGCATCTGAGCGCGGATGTCGCGTGCATCGTATCCCCGGCTGAACAGATAGAACATCTTGGCGAGGGCCGCTTCGGTCGTCATATCGCCTCCGCTGATGACCCCGGCACGAGCCAGCGCTGACCCTGTGCGGTAAGCGTTCAGGTCGACACGCCCGCGCACACATTGGGTACAGGCGACGACTACGATGTCGCGCTGTGTCGCCTCTTCCAAGACAGCCAGAAACTCCAGATCGCGCTCCGGCCCGTTGCCGACCCCGTAGGTCTCCAGCACCAGCCCGCGCAGCGGAGGTTGGAGGATAACACGCAGCAGTTCCGCAGTGATACCAGGGAACAACCTCAGCACCGCCACCGGCGGGTTGACGATTGCCTGTACGTTCAGCCCATCGGCCTGTGCTGCTGGGCGGATCAGCTCCCAGGCGATGTCGATCTCGATACCGAACCGGCCAAGCGGCGGATAGTTCGGTGAGCTGAATGCGCTCAGCCCGTCTGCCTCGACTTTCTGCGACCGGCAGCCCCGCAGCAGCTTATCGCCGAAGCACAGACACACCTCCGGTATCGTACGCCCTCCCGCGACCAGCAGGCTGTTGATAAGATTGGCGCGGCCATCTGACCGCAGTTCGCACAGCGGGATCTGCGACCCCGTCACGATCACCGGTTTCGACAACCCTTCCAGCATGAATGGCAGCGCCGAAGCCGTGTAAGCCATCGTATCGGTGCCGTGCAGCACGATGAACCCGTCGTAGTCTTTATAATGGGCAGCGATGTCCTGCGCGATCTCGTACCAGTTGGCCGGCGTCATGTTGGCGCTGTCGAGCAGCGTTTCGTACTCATGTACTGTGATATCGGGCATCGGCAGGGTCCTGAGTTCAGGCATATCGGCCAGTTGATCGGCCAGAAAGCCGGGAACCGGCGCGTAGCCTTCTGCCGTGCGTGCCATTCCGATCGTGCCGCCGGTATAGGCGATGTAGACGCGAGACATGCTGCTCTCCTGAAAGCGCGGATTATAGTGGTTATGGACATTCCTGCGCACGCGTCTTATTCTGTTGCCATCAACCGTCCACGAAAGTTGTTCCACAAATGACACACCGCCTTATCTCGCTTCCTCGACGGCTGCAGGCCCACGCGCCGCTTTCGATTGCCTTCGCCATGTTTATCGCGCTGGCGATCCCGGCAAGCGTCCTCAACGTGGCCTGGCGCTACATGTACCCGGACCTGGGTCAGCCCTACGAATCGCTCGGCATCCTGCTCATGTTCTTCACCGTTGGCCGCGTAGTCAGCACCTTTATCGCCGGCCGCGTGATCGCCCGTTTTGGCCTGTGGGCCTGCGTGTTGGGCGGCATCAGCCTGAGTCTGGCCGGCGTCGTCGGCGCCCTGTTCTCGCCGACCTGGTTAGTACTGCTGGTCTCTATCCTCGCGATGGCGTTCGGCTGGGGCATCATGGATATCGGCGTCAACCTGTTTGTCGCCTCGTATTATCGGTCCGGCATTCTGAGTTTCATGCACGCGACCTATGGGGTGGGGCTGACGATTGGCCCGCTGGTAGTTTCACTCGTGGTGGTCACGTTGGGCCAGAACTGGCGTCTGAGCTATCTGCTGCCGGCGCTCATCCTGTTTGGGTTGGTGGTCTGGACGGCGGTTAGTCGCGCCCAATGGATACTTCCGACCACATCTGCTGGCACTTCGGCCGGTCGCGGGGTTTCGATACGGGCGACTTTAGGACTGCCGATCATGGCCGCCTGGCTGTTGTTTGCCTTCCTGTACGGCGGCCTTGAGACGGGTACCGGTCAGCTTTCGAGCGACTTGCTGATCAGTGCGCGCGGCGTAGAAGAGACGACCGCCAGCCAATGGGTGAGCCTGTACTGGGCATCGTTTACCGTCGGGCGCTTCCTGACCGGAGTCTTCGCCGGCCGCTTCAGTGAGCGCAGTCGTCTGATGGCTTATGCCGTCTGTGCTACGGCCGGGGCTGTCATGCTGGCGCTGCCGGGATCAGGACTCGCGCTGCCCGCAATGCTGGTGATCGGCCTGTCGCTGGCGGGAACCTACCCGACCCTGATTGGGATGGTGCCGGGGCGCTTCGGGCCGGACCATGCGCCCAATGCGGTCGGTTTCATCGCCGGCGTGACCAGTGCGGGCGTGGCCATCCTGCCGGGGCTGGGCGCGTTTCTGGCCGCGCGCATCAACTTTTCGGTGATCGCACCGTTTCTGGTGGTGCTCGGCGTTTTGCTGATTGGTGCCTATCTACTCATCCTACGTCAGACACGCCAGCAGGAAGCCTAAATCCCAAGCCCGCGCTGGCCGTGTTCGAGATCGAGCAGGTGGCGCTTGCGCCACAATCCGCCGGAATAGCCGCCGAGCGCGCCGCCCGTGTTCACCACGCGGTGGCAGGGGATGACGATCGCGATTCGGTTCTGGCCGTTTGCTGTGCCGACAGCGCGTGTCGCGCTCGGTATACCCAGCGCATCGGCGATGTTCTGATACGAGCGCGTCTCACCGTAGGGGATCTTCAGCAGTTCTCCCCACACCTGTTCCTGAAACTTTGAACCCGGGTAGGACAGCGGCACGGTGAACTCAGTCAATGTGCCGGCAAAATAGGCCGCCAGTTCCTTCCTGAGCAGTTTCAGGTGCGGATTCTTGCCTTCTTTGACTGACTGCCCGAAGCGCAGTTCTAGCGCCGCGGTCACCTCTGCGTGCGGCATATCATCTATGTACTCGAGCAGCACCAGCGCCTCGCTGGTCGCCCCGGCAGCAAGTGTACCGACCGGGCTTTCGAGCCATGCAAGCGTGAGCGGCGATTCGACCATGGGGCGTTCTCCACAACCTTACAGGCGATTATAGGGGACGATGGGGCCAAGGAGTGCTCCCGTTACAGGGCGTGTTACTAGGGGAACAGGTCGCCGGCCGTGACAAAAAATCCGGTCAGGACATCGCCGCCTTCGAGCGTCTCGATTGCTTCATCCGCTAGTATAACCCGAATATTCGGCCCTACGCGGAACCGTCGACTCCCAGCACTCCGGCCATCCGCCGGATCGCGTCGATGTGCTTCTGCGGTGTGTCGAGGCCTGCG is a genomic window containing:
- a CDS encoding AAC(3) family N-acetyltransferase, encoding MDGLLTVETLAAQFRALGLDSGHTVIVHASLSKVKDWICGDIQAIIEAFERVLGAGGTLVMPAHSSANSDPADWRHPPVPPEWWPIIREQTPAYQPEMTTTRQMGMLAETFRRYPGTRRSAHPQMSLAARGKHAAYLTADHLLTDSVGETSPYARLLELDAHVLLLGVDHGNNTMLHVAEHRATWPSKQKTARGAAVLINGERRWVTFEDFDDDGSDFEQLGAEYEAKIGYTPGKIGQADSRYLRLRPLIDFAVGWLTVQRTRRAAT
- a CDS encoding NYN domain-containing protein gives rise to the protein MYYLIDGHNLIGQLADIDLDDPNDESLLVQKLNGWTGRTRNSVWVVFDNGIPGGPSRMTSGRVKVHFAPHETSADSVIRKRIPSLKPVRDWTVVSDDHAVQDVARKFKVPVMRSTDFARLLDAPPPASRPTPDEDPDLRLTDDDVDDWLNVFGR
- the ansA gene encoding asparaginase; the protein is MSRVYIAYTGGTIGMARTAEGYAPVPGFLADQLADMPELRTLPMPDITVHEYETLLDSANMTPANWYEIAQDIAAHYKDYDGFIVLHGTDTMAYTASALPFMLEGLSKPVIVTGSQIPLCELRSDGRANLINSLLVAGGRTIPEVCLCFGDKLLRGCRSQKVEADGLSAFSSPNYPPLGRFGIEIDIAWELIRPAAQADGLNVQAIVNPPVAVLRLFPGITAELLRVILQPPLRGLVLETYGVGNGPERDLEFLAVLEEATQRDIVVVACTQCVRGRVDLNAYRTGSALARAGVISGGDMTTEAALAKMFYLFSRGYDARDIRAQMQTDLRGEMTV
- a CDS encoding MFS transporter, which codes for MTHRLISLPRRLQAHAPLSIAFAMFIALAIPASVLNVAWRYMYPDLGQPYESLGILLMFFTVGRVVSTFIAGRVIARFGLWACVLGGISLSLAGVVGALFSPTWLVLLVSILAMAFGWGIMDIGVNLFVASYYRSGILSFMHATYGVGLTIGPLVVSLVVVTLGQNWRLSYLLPALILFGLVVWTAVSRAQWILPTTSAGTSAGRGVSIRATLGLPIMAAWLLFAFLYGGLETGTGQLSSDLLISARGVEETTASQWVSLYWASFTVGRFLTGVFAGRFSERSRLMAYAVCATAGAVMLALPGSGLALPAMLVIGLSLAGTYPTLIGMVPGRFGPDHAPNAVGFIAGVTSAGVAILPGLGAFLAARINFSVIAPFLVVLGVLLIGAYLLILRQTRQQEA
- a CDS encoding methylated-DNA--[protein]-cysteine S-methyltransferase translates to MPHAEVTAALELRFGQSVKEGKNPHLKLLRKELAAYFAGTLTEFTVPLSYPGSKFQEQVWGELLKIPYGETRSYQNIADALGIPSATRAVGTANGQNRIAIVIPCHRVVNTGGALGGYSGGLWRKRHLLDLEHGQRGLGI